The bacterium DNA segment AGCGCCAGGGACTGGTGCGCCCGGAAACGGAGCGGCCGGTGGTCTACCTGGTGCCCGCCATCAACGTGCGCAAGGGAAATCCCCGTGGGATCCGCACCCTGCACGACCTGACGCGGCCCGGACTGCGCGTCGCCATCGCCAATCCGGAGGGCGTCTGCCTGGGGGCCTATGCGGTGGAGATCGTGACGGGCCAGCTGGACGCGGCCGGACAAGCCGCCTTCCGGCGCAACCTGGTCAACTACACCGAATCCTGCGAGAAGACGGCCACGGCCATCTCCCTGGGCATGGTGGACGCCGTCCTGGGCTGGAGCGTCTTCCAGCACTGGGACTCCACGCGGATCGAGTCCCTTCCCCTGGATCCCGGGCAGGTGGCGCGGGTGGGAACCATACCCATCGCCCTCTCCACCTGCACGCGCGACGCCGCCGCGGCGCAGCGCTTCCTCGATTTCGTGACGGGACCGGCGGGGCGGGAGATCTTCGCCCGCCACCGCTACTTCGCCACACCGGAGGCGGCCTTTCGCTGGCTGGGGGCGGTCAGGCCGGTGGGAGGCGAGTTCGCGGTGCCGGCCGACTGGCTGGCACCATGACCGGGCGGCGCCCCACCATCCTGGCCGCCCTGGCCGTGCTGGGCATCTACGGCGCCCTGCTCCTCTCCCTGGCCTGGTTCGTCGAGCCGGCCGCCCTGGGAGCCATGCTGACCAGCCCGCGCGTCTGGTTCTCCCTGCGCCTCTCACTCGCGGCGGCCACCCTGGCCAGCGCGCTGGCTCTCCTGCTGGCCCTTCCCGCCGCCTATGCCCTCTCCCGCCACCGCTTCCGCGGGCAGGGGGCGGTGGAGACCGTGCTCGAGTTTCCCCTCATCGTCTCCCCGGCGGCCCTGGGCGCCGCCCTGCTCATTTTCTTCGCCAACCCGCTGGGCGCCTGGTTGCAGGAACACACCCTCCATGTCGTCTTCACCTTCGCCGGCGTCGTGTTGGCCCAGTTCGTCACCATCCTCGGCGTGGCCGTGCGCATGCTCAAGGTCGCCTTCGACGAGGTGCCGCCCGAGCTGGAGACGGTGGCGCGCAGCCTGGGCGCCTGTCCGCGTCATATCTTTCGCACGGTGACCCTCCCCCTGGCCCGGCGCGGCCTGGTGGCCTCCCTTGTCCTGGTCTGGGCCAAGGCCCTGGGCGAATTCGGGGCGACCCTGATGGTGGCCGGATCCATGGCCATGCGCACCGAGACCCTGCCCATCGCCATTTTCATGCGCCTCTCGACGGCGGACATCGAGGGCACGGTCGCCCTCATCCTGCTCCTGGTCTGCCTGGGCCTGGGCGCCCTTCACATGGCGCGGCGCCTGCTGAGGAGTCCGGGCCATGCTTGAGATCGACGGCCTGGAAGTGCGGTCGGGAGACTTCGTCCTGCGGGACATCCACCTGCGGGTCGAGGAGGGAAGCTGTCATGCCGTGCTGGGCCCCTCCGGCAGCGGCAAGAGCACGCTGATCCGGGCGCTGCTGGGCGCCCTGCCCGTCGACCGGGGCGCCATCCGCCTGGCCGGGGCCGAATTGGGGCGTCGGCCCATGGAGGAGCGCCGCTTGGGCTATGTGCCGCAGCAGCTGGGCCTCTTCCCCCACCTCACGGTGCGCGACAACCTGCTCTTCGGCCTGCGCGCCCAGGGGCTGCCCCTCGCCCCGGCCAAGCCCCACGTGGACCGCCTGATCGAGATCACGGGAATCGGCGCCCTGCTTGAGCGCCGTCCCGACACGCTCTCCGGCGGCGAGCGCCAGCGCGTGGCGCTGGCCCGCGCCCTGGCCCCCCAGCCACGCGCCGTGCTGCTGGACGAGCCCTTCAGCGCCCTCGACACCAGCTTGCGCCGCGAGCTGGGCCGCCTGGTGATGGACCTGCAGGAGCGCCAGGGATTGACCGTCCTCCTTGTCACCCATGACCTGGAGGAGGCCTTCCTGTTGGCCGACCAGGTGACCGTCCTGATCGAAGGAAGGCAGGAGCAAAGTGGCGTGAAGGGACAGGTCTACCGCCAGCCGGCCAGCTTGGCCGTGGCGCGTTTCCTGGGCTTGCGCAACCTCTACGAGGCCCGCGTGCTGTCCGCCGGTGACGGCCGGATGCGGGCGGCCTGTCCCGCCCTGGGCACGGAGCTGCAGCTGGCGCAAGGACAGGCCGATGGGCGACCCGCCCCGGCGCCGGGCGCCATCATTCTTCTGGGCATCCGTCCCGAACAGGTGAACCTGCGCGACGAGGACCATCCAGCGCGAGGAGAGGAATGTGTGCTGGTCGGACGCGTCCACCTGCTGGATCGCGGCGAGAGCGTCCTGCTCTCCTTCATCGACGAGCGCGCCGGCACGGCGGTGGAGGTGGTGGCCTCCCATCGGCTGGTGGAGCGTTTCGCCCTGCACGACGGGGCGGGCCCGGTTCGCATCGGGATTGATCCGGCCTCTCTCTTCTGGGTGCCCCGCCCCTGAGGGGGACCCAGCCCGCCCCTCCCGACCCGGATCCGGCGTCCGGCATCTCCCCACGGAAATCCGCGCCCATCCACGAAGAACCGTGCCTCGTGGCCACGACATTGGCTGAAAACAATTGATGGGCAATGGAAAGACCTTGGCACGGCATGTGCCTTGTCAGGGCCCATGGCCAGATGGCTCCCTTCTCCAAAGAAGGGGGCCGATCGTCTCGTCCCAAACCAACCAGGATCAGGAATCGAGGTCCACATGAAGGAAGATCAGCACAGCAGGTCCACGTTGGAGCAGACGGGCCTGGGCCGCCGGGACTTTCTGCGTGGCGCGGCCCTGGCCGTGGGGAGCGCCGCCGCTTCCGTGGCCGCGGTCACCCTCGCCCGCCATGCCGATCCCCCCGCCACGCCGTCCGGGCCGGACACCGTGCGGGAGATCCCGGAGCTGGCCAGCGTGGCGCGGGGCGAGGGGGCGGACATCCTGGTGCGCATGCAGGACGAGCTGCGCAAGGCCCTGGCCAAGCCCATGGAGGAGCGCCGCTGGGCCTTGGTGATCGACACCCGCAAGTGCGTGGGTTGTCACGCCTGCACGGTGGCCTGCGTGGCGGAGAACAAGCTGCCGCCAGGCGTGGTTTACCGGCCGGTCATCACGGAGGAGAAGGGCGCCTATCCCAACCTGTTGATGCGCTTCTTCCCCCGGCCCTGCATGCAGTGCGACAAACCATCCTGCACCTCGGTCTGCCCGGTGAACGCCACCTGGAAGCGCAAGGACGGAGTGGTCGCCGTCGACTACGACAAATGCATCGGCTGCCGCTATTGCCTCTCCGCCTGTCCCTACGGGGCCCGCACCAGCGATTTCGGACACACCTACACCGGGGAGACGCCGGTGCCCCAGCTCTACGAGGAGCGCCCCAGCCACGAGTACGGCAAGGCCTGGTCCCGGCAGGGCCACGGCTCGCCCAAGGGCAATGCGCGCAAATGCCACTTCTGCCTGCACCGTTTGCAGGAGGGCGAATTGCCCATGTGCGTGACCACCTGCATCGGACGCGCCAACTACTTCGGCGATGCCGGCGACACCGCCAGCCTGGTGGCCGAGCAGCTCCGGCAGCACAACCAGATCAAGCTGCTGGAGGAGAAGGGCACGCATCCGGCCGTCACTTACCTGATTTGAGGGAAGCATGAAAAAGAAAACCCTTCGCCTGCTGTCCCGCTTGTGGGCCGCGGCCTTCCTCCTG contains these protein-coding regions:
- a CDS encoding substrate-binding domain-containing protein; the encoded protein is MMREPWNVLMAILLLAIPAAARSLLVYAGAAAKPPLEEIARAYEEECGVRVDLVLGGSGHVLAQMRLTGRGDLYLPGSSDYMELAKRQGLVRPETERPVVYLVPAINVRKGNPRGIRTLHDLTRPGLRVAIANPEGVCLGAYAVEIVTGQLDAAGQAAFRRNLVNYTESCEKTATAISLGMVDAVLGWSVFQHWDSTRIESLPLDPGQVARVGTIPIALSTCTRDAAAAQRFLDFVTGPAGREIFARHRYFATPEAAFRWLGAVRPVGGEFAVPADWLAP
- a CDS encoding ABC transporter permease subunit produces the protein MTGRRPTILAALAVLGIYGALLLSLAWFVEPAALGAMLTSPRVWFSLRLSLAAATLASALALLLALPAAYALSRHRFRGQGAVETVLEFPLIVSPAALGAALLIFFANPLGAWLQEHTLHVVFTFAGVVLAQFVTILGVAVRMLKVAFDEVPPELETVARSLGACPRHIFRTVTLPLARRGLVASLVLVWAKALGEFGATLMVAGSMAMRTETLPIAIFMRLSTADIEGTVALILLLVCLGLGALHMARRLLRSPGHA
- a CDS encoding ABC transporter ATP-binding protein, with the translated sequence MLEIDGLEVRSGDFVLRDIHLRVEEGSCHAVLGPSGSGKSTLIRALLGALPVDRGAIRLAGAELGRRPMEERRLGYVPQQLGLFPHLTVRDNLLFGLRAQGLPLAPAKPHVDRLIEITGIGALLERRPDTLSGGERQRVALARALAPQPRAVLLDEPFSALDTSLRRELGRLVMDLQERQGLTVLLVTHDLEEAFLLADQVTVLIEGRQEQSGVKGQVYRQPASLAVARFLGLRNLYEARVLSAGDGRMRAACPALGTELQLAQGQADGRPAPAPGAIILLGIRPEQVNLRDEDHPARGEECVLVGRVHLLDRGESVLLSFIDERAGTAVEVVASHRLVERFALHDGAGPVRIGIDPASLFWVPRP
- a CDS encoding 4Fe-4S dicluster domain-containing protein, with product MKEDQHSRSTLEQTGLGRRDFLRGAALAVGSAAASVAAVTLARHADPPATPSGPDTVREIPELASVARGEGADILVRMQDELRKALAKPMEERRWALVIDTRKCVGCHACTVACVAENKLPPGVVYRPVITEEKGAYPNLLMRFFPRPCMQCDKPSCTSVCPVNATWKRKDGVVAVDYDKCIGCRYCLSACPYGARTSDFGHTYTGETPVPQLYEERPSHEYGKAWSRQGHGSPKGNARKCHFCLHRLQEGELPMCVTTCIGRANYFGDAGDTASLVAEQLRQHNQIKLLEEKGTHPAVTYLI